The following proteins are encoded in a genomic region of Mycolicibacterium confluentis:
- a CDS encoding cupin domain-containing protein — MNKFDTNWTPFTPVAPERVTEGKPATRLAEAVAGECFKSGLWEVTPGRFTTAPRGFDEVIHIISGSGVLRSADGTSLELSPGVSFLMEDGFVGEWEIREQLQKFYAKVQTATAE; from the coding sequence ATGAACAAGTTCGACACCAACTGGACCCCCTTCACGCCTGTAGCACCGGAGCGTGTCACAGAGGGAAAACCCGCCACACGTCTTGCCGAAGCTGTTGCGGGCGAATGCTTCAAGTCCGGTCTGTGGGAGGTGACGCCGGGCCGGTTCACAACAGCTCCACGCGGATTCGACGAGGTCATTCACATCATCAGTGGCAGCGGAGTTCTGCGTTCTGCAGACGGCACCTCATTGGAACTGTCCCCGGGCGTCTCCTTCCTCATGGAAGACGGATTCGTGGGGGAATGGGAGATCCGTGAGCAGCTCCAGAAGTTCTACGCGAAGGTGCAGACCGCAACCGCGGAGTGA